In Myxococcus stipitatus, the following are encoded in one genomic region:
- a CDS encoding HAD-IIB family hydrolase, protein MTAHSEGTYPRPLREADLSRVEGVFTDVDGTLTTGHRLRADTVRALERLSAAGLRVVLVSGRPAGWGEAWARQLPVDGVIVENGGLFFLRGARGLRKVYLEPPADRVENRKRLQREVSRVLKQVPGARLSVDSAYTEVDLAVDYNEEARLGDAGASRIESLLRARGVTAVRSSVHVNCWLGRFDKLSATKRFARVAWGEKLEPRDGRYVYVGDSFNDAPMFKAFGLGVGVANVRSVLDRIEAPPAFITRAAEGKGFEELARTLLARRGRRAPEE, encoded by the coding sequence ATGACGGCTCACAGCGAGGGGACGTATCCGCGCCCGCTGCGCGAGGCGGACCTGTCCCGCGTCGAAGGTGTCTTCACGGACGTGGATGGCACGTTGACGACGGGGCACCGGCTGCGCGCGGACACCGTGCGGGCGTTGGAGCGGCTGTCCGCCGCGGGCCTGCGTGTCGTGCTGGTGAGTGGAAGGCCGGCGGGTTGGGGAGAGGCTTGGGCTCGGCAGCTTCCGGTGGATGGCGTCATCGTGGAGAACGGCGGGCTGTTCTTCCTGCGAGGCGCCCGAGGGCTGCGCAAGGTGTACCTGGAGCCGCCCGCCGACCGCGTGGAGAACCGGAAGCGTCTGCAGCGGGAAGTCTCGCGGGTGTTGAAGCAGGTGCCGGGAGCGCGGCTGTCGGTGGACAGCGCGTACACGGAAGTGGACCTGGCCGTGGACTACAACGAGGAGGCCCGGCTGGGAGACGCGGGAGCGTCCCGCATCGAGTCACTGCTGCGGGCGCGGGGTGTGACGGCGGTCCGCTCCTCGGTGCATGTGAACTGCTGGCTGGGTCGGTTCGACAAGCTGAGCGCGACGAAGCGCTTCGCGCGGGTGGCGTGGGGGGAGAAGCTGGAGCCCCGGGACGGCCGCTACGTGTACGTGGGGGATTCTTTCAACGACGCCCCGATGTTCAAGGCCTTCGGGCTGGGAGTGGGCGTGGCCAACGTGCGCTCGGTGCTGGACCGCATCGAAGCGCCGCCGGCCTTCATTACCCGGGCTGCCGAGGGGAAGGGCTTCGAGGAGCTGGCCCGTACCCTCCTTGCTCGGCGGGGCCGAAGGGCCCCCGAGGAGTGA